TCAGAATTCCATCCTGTGTCATGCCTCAGTGATGTACTGAAAATCTGAAACCTTTGGCTATGTATACTAATCTACCAGAGCTGACGCCATACAAACAAGCAGTAATGCAACTATGCAACTATACAATGCAAAGGTAGTGGGGAAAATACACAAATGCAACAGAAACCAACTTGGTTTCGTGCACCAACGTGTATTATATAAGGAAATGAAAGTAACCATCACGAACTTCTCAGCAAACACCTAAACGTGTATTATACCTTACTCTTTCTTTTGTCCTATGTTAGCCTTTCTTTTCGGGCATGTCCGCCTATTATGCCCCTTTGCTGAGCACAAACTACATGAATACATAACCGAATTACGATCATTAACTTGTTTAACTATATAGCCAGAAGCACCAACGTCAATAGTGGTGGATCTGGGACAGTTACGGCGGTTGTGTCCCCTTTCACCACATTGGCTGCAGTGCCGAGGTTGTCGTTGATGCTCATTCTCTGACTTTGGCTTTCCACATGTTCGGCTATTATGACCCTTTCCCCCACATAACCGGCATCTGAAATTCACTCTGCCTGAATTTTGTCTCACTGTTGGGCAGTAGAAGCTTCTATGACCTTCTTGCCCACATTTGCTGCAGAAAAACTTCACCCCTGCAAAGCATCGTGTCAAATGTTCAAGTAGATAAAAAGTATCGTTTCGGTAACAAGCATAATGGTCCAGGAAAAAGTGGACAATGAAGTAACACTATGCCAATTCTAATGCTACCACTTGAACTCAAGATTTACCTTTCATGGCAATGCTTCTCTTAAGACGATTCTCAGGATTACTGAAGAATGCCTTTTGAGTTTCAGATGCATGCTTTCTTGCAGCAGCAGTTCCTTTGGTTTTCTTCAAGTTCAGtacaaatgaaaaagaagataATCAGTGTCAGCCAGATGATATTTAACAAGAACACATGGTTGAGACAATTCTCATAAATCTTGCCTTGATTGCAGCGACCCTTTGCGCATGCAATTTGGGGTCTTGGTGTATAATCTTCATATGCTTAGTGAACAGTCCTGTTGTAGCATTCAAACTCTGCAATTATTATTAAGCTTTTTAAAAAGTTGTAAGTATAGTCTGGTAGTCTGCAATGACATTcagaaggatttttttttttttggcagggAGTCGTATTAAGAAGGTTATAGCAAGTGTTCAGCATGTAAGAAAGCATCATCACTTACTCTCAAAGATCGGCTAATCTTCATTGCAACTTCGCGGGATGGAGATGCGTAAGTGCGCTTTGACCTTTTTGGTGTGTTGATCTTTATCTCCAGCTTGTCGACTTCATCATCCTCTTTTACTTTCAAGGGAGAACTGCAAATTGAAGTAGGGCAGGTAGCATTATTTACAGGAATCCTAACGGATTTTTCTCTAACTATGTTAAAGAGCCATGCATAATTACTTCGTTAGTCACAATTTTTGTACAATTAAATGCTGATTGGACATAAACAATTCAAGTCACAATGACCATTTTACGAGCCTTCAAAGAAGTTTGTCAACAACATTTTTTCTGCAGTTACTATTGTGGAAAGAAGGTCTGGCTATAAGCCAATAACATGCAAGGTGGTATAAGAGTAAGTAAAAGATGCCGGAATTACCTAGAACGAACTTTCTCCCATGGTTGCTCATCAATAGATTCTTGCCATATAACACACTCTCCAGCACATTGCACACACATCCTAATGCCCTGATAGAAATGCATAACAATATATGGCTAAAATTGTGAAATAAAACTCATGTATTTAGGAATATCATTCTCTTGATGCTGACTTACAGCCTTAAAGGTTATATAGCATATCTGGCAGGCTCACCTTGCCATTGCACATAGGGCAGTCCAAACTGGATCTATCTATCCCGCATTCTTTGCAAGGAGTGTACCCTCTACCTCGACAGCTCAGGCAAGGCAGCTCACGATAGTATTGCCCATTTGGACCAACCCAGGACCTCAGCTTCCCCTTCTCTGCAACTGGAGCAGTATTCCTGCACCAAAATGTTACCCCTTTCAACACACATTAACAAGAAACAACCAGAGTCATCACTCATCAATTCTCAGAAGCTTTAATGTTATGGGCTACGAAATGCTTAACTCTATTAGTATGTTATTTGCTATGGACAATTTTTTGATTTCCCAAAGTCGCCATACCTTGGCAAGTTAGCAGTACCATTCAAGAGGATAGAAATTTACCACGTCTGCTAATTCGAAGTGTGATGTTTTTccacaaattaatctattacatAGTAATACATTCTAAGGAGTGATCAAGTAGGAACACTTTCTAAGACAGGCCTGACCGCCGTACTTAACTACCTCAACTCTACCCAATTCACCATTTCGTAGCTGTGAAATCAAGTGGTTTTTCACAACACGCATAAAA
This is a stretch of genomic DNA from Oryza brachyantha chromosome 1, ObraRS2, whole genome shotgun sequence. It encodes these proteins:
- the LOC102716185 gene encoding branchpoint-bridging protein; the protein is MLRLRLPCAGGPAPAAGRWRPPGQARGPARTAPRLGRGHAAASSADGSGAPSSPPLHYDPLADLLGPDVDPISSENTAPVAEKGKLRSWVGPNGQYYRELPCLSCRGRGYTPCKECGIDRSSLDCPMCNGKGIRMCVQCAGECVIWQESIDEQPWEKVRSSSPLKVKEDDEVDKLEIKINTPKRSKRTYASPSREVAMKISRSLRSLNATTGLFTKHMKIIHQDPKLHAQRVAAIKKTKGTAAARKHASETQKAFFSNPENRLKRSIAMKGVKFFCSKCGQEGHRSFYCPTVRQNSGRVNFRCRLCGGKGHNSRTCGKPKSENEHQRQPRHCSQCGERGHNRRNCPRSTTIDVGASGYIVKQVNDRNSVMYSCSLCSAKGHNRRTCPKRKANIGQKKE